The proteins below come from a single Oryzomicrobium terrae genomic window:
- a CDS encoding glutathione S-transferase family protein, which yields MKLFGTHTSPYARKVRIVLAEKKIDYDLVIDAPRSPDSAVPLHNPLGRIPVLVLDDQTPVFDSPVIVEYLDNVTPNNKLMPQPNRERMEVKRWEALADGLLDSAVAIRNESLRKAKEQNAEWIALHRSAIDRTLAFMAEELGEKAYCMGTHFGLADIAVGCALGYLDFRFAELDWRQTHPNLARLYEKLEQRPSFQETMPRDA from the coding sequence ATGAAGCTGTTCGGTACCCATACCAGCCCCTACGCCCGTAAAGTGCGTATCGTCCTGGCCGAAAAAAAGATCGATTACGACCTGGTGATCGACGCCCCCCGCTCCCCCGACAGCGCTGTGCCCCTGCACAACCCGCTCGGCCGCATTCCCGTGCTGGTGCTCGATGACCAGACCCCGGTATTCGATTCGCCGGTGATCGTCGAATATCTGGACAATGTCACCCCCAACAACAAGCTGATGCCGCAACCCAACCGGGAGCGCATGGAGGTCAAACGTTGGGAGGCCCTGGCCGACGGCCTGCTCGATTCCGCCGTGGCGATCCGCAACGAATCCCTGCGCAAGGCCAAGGAACAGAACGCCGAGTGGATCGCCCTGCACCGCAGCGCCATCGACCGCACCCTGGCCTTCATGGCCGAGGAGTTGGGCGAGAAGGCGTATTGCATGGGCACCCACTTCGGCCTGGCCGACATCGCCGTGGGCTGTGCCCTGGGCTACCTGGATTTCCGCTTCGCCGAACTCGACTGGCGCCAGACCCACCCGAACCTGGCCCGGCTCTACGAAAAGCTCGAACAACGCCCCTCCTTCCAGGAGACCATGCCCCGGGACGCTTGA
- a CDS encoding YajQ family cyclic di-GMP-binding protein, with protein sequence MPSFDFSSEVDMVALKNAIDSTGKKIVGRHDFKGTSAKVELNEKDKLVTIFADSDFQLDQIKVILFPEMEKKEPDCTKRLDAQSVQKVSGDKVKQELKIKIGIESELAKKIVKLIKDSKLKVQAAIQGDTVRVTGAKRDVLQETIALVKKSIEDFPIKYGNFRD encoded by the coding sequence ATGCCGTCTTTCGATTTTTCCTCAGAAGTGGATATGGTGGCGTTGAAGAACGCCATCGATTCGACCGGCAAGAAGATCGTCGGGCGCCACGACTTCAAGGGCACCAGTGCCAAGGTTGAGCTGAACGAGAAGGACAAGCTCGTCACCATCTTTGCCGATTCCGACTTCCAGCTCGACCAGATCAAGGTCATCCTCTTCCCCGAAATGGAGAAGAAGGAGCCGGATTGCACCAAGCGCCTGGATGCCCAGAGCGTGCAGAAGGTGTCCGGCGACAAGGTCAAGCAGGAGCTGAAGATCAAGATCGGCATCGAAAGCGAGCTGGCCAAGAAGATCGTCAAGCTGATCAAGGACTCCAAGCTCAAGGTCCAGGCCGCCATCCAGGGCGACACCGTGCGCGTCACCGGTGCCAAGCGCGATGTGCTGCAGGAGACCATTGCTCTGGTGAAGAAGTCCATCGAGGACTTCCCCATCAAGTACGGCAACTTCCGCGACTGA
- a CDS encoding pyrimidine/purine nucleoside phosphorylase: MSQATQFDNVSVVKQANVYFDGKCVSHTVLFADGSKKTVGVILPAALTFNTGAPEVMETVAGSCRYRLKGETEWKTSGPGQAFNVPGDSSFDIEVTEPYHYVCYFG; this comes from the coding sequence ATGTCCCAAGCGACCCAATTCGATAACGTTTCCGTCGTCAAGCAGGCCAACGTCTACTTCGACGGCAAGTGCGTCTCCCACACCGTGCTGTTCGCCGACGGCTCGAAGAAGACCGTGGGCGTGATCCTGCCTGCCGCCCTGACCTTCAACACCGGTGCTCCGGAAGTCATGGAAACCGTGGCCGGCTCCTGCCGCTACCGCCTCAAGGGCGAGACCGAATGGAAGACCTCCGGTCCGGGCCAGGCCTTCAACGTGCCGGGCGACTCCAGCTTCGACATCGAAGTGACCGAGCCCTACCACTACGTCTGCTACTTCGGCTGA
- a CDS encoding DUF2788 domain-containing protein has translation MEGTLFGFSEEQISDFGSTFGIGLFILFMLFIIAEIAWKSKAGKTGTFVLFFVLAFGMLGFIAKTIIQKIWGI, from the coding sequence GTGGAAGGAACCCTGTTCGGCTTTTCCGAAGAGCAGATTTCGGATTTCGGCTCGACCTTCGGGATCGGGCTGTTCATCCTCTTCATGCTCTTCATCATCGCCGAGATCGCCTGGAAGTCGAAGGCCGGCAAGACGGGCACCTTCGTGCTCTTCTTCGTCCTGGCCTTCGGCATGCTCGGCTTCATCGCCAAAACCATCATTCAGAAAATCTGGGGAATTTGA
- a CDS encoding argininosuccinate synthase, whose amino-acid sequence MSDVKKAVLAYSGGLDTSVILKWLQDTYQCEVVTFTADLGQGEELEPARQKALKFGIKPENIFIDDLREEFVRDFVFPMFRANALYEGEYLLGTSIARPLIAKRQIEIARQTGADAVSHGATGKGNDQVRFELGYYALMPNVKVIAPWREWDLLSREKLLAYAEKAGIPIEMKHKQGGSPYSMDANLLHISFEGRHLENPAAEAEEDMWRWTVSPEKAPDAAEYVDLEFEKGDLVAINGTRMKAHELLAKLNELGGKHGIGRLDLVENRYVGMKSRGCYETPGGTILLKAHRAIESITLDREVAHLKDDLMPRYASLVYTGYWWSPERRALQALIDTTQETVNGWVRVKLYKGNVIVVSRDSKTDSLFDPTIATFEDDAGAYDQKDAHGFIRLNALRLRIAANARAKRG is encoded by the coding sequence ATGAGCGACGTGAAAAAAGCGGTCCTCGCCTACTCCGGCGGCCTGGACACCTCGGTCATCCTGAAATGGCTGCAAGACACCTACCAGTGCGAAGTGGTGACCTTCACCGCCGACCTGGGCCAGGGCGAAGAGCTGGAGCCGGCCCGCCAGAAGGCGCTCAAGTTCGGCATCAAGCCCGAGAACATCTTCATCGACGACCTGCGCGAAGAGTTCGTGCGCGACTTCGTCTTCCCCATGTTCCGCGCCAACGCGCTGTATGAGGGCGAGTACCTGCTCGGCACCTCCATCGCCCGTCCGCTCATCGCCAAGCGCCAGATCGAGATCGCCCGCCAGACCGGCGCCGATGCCGTCTCCCACGGCGCCACCGGCAAGGGTAACGACCAGGTGCGCTTCGAGCTCGGCTACTACGCCCTGATGCCGAACGTGAAGGTGATCGCTCCGTGGCGCGAGTGGGACCTGCTCTCCCGCGAGAAGCTGCTCGCCTACGCCGAGAAGGCCGGCATCCCCATCGAGATGAAGCACAAGCAGGGCGGTTCGCCGTACTCCATGGACGCCAACCTGCTGCACATCTCCTTCGAAGGCCGCCACCTGGAAAACCCTGCCGCCGAGGCCGAGGAAGACATGTGGCGCTGGACCGTTTCCCCGGAGAAGGCCCCGGATGCCGCTGAGTACGTGGACCTGGAGTTCGAGAAGGGTGACCTGGTGGCCATCAACGGTACCCGCATGAAGGCCCACGAACTGCTCGCCAAGCTCAACGAGCTGGGCGGCAAGCACGGCATCGGCCGCCTCGACCTGGTGGAAAACCGCTACGTCGGCATGAAGTCCCGCGGCTGCTATGAAACCCCGGGGGGCACCATCCTGCTCAAGGCCCACCGCGCCATCGAATCCATCACCCTGGACCGGGAAGTCGCCCACCTCAAGGACGACCTGATGCCGCGCTACGCCAGCCTGGTGTACACCGGCTACTGGTGGAGCCCGGAGCGCCGCGCCCTGCAGGCCCTGATCGACACCACCCAGGAAACGGTGAACGGCTGGGTGCGCGTCAAGCTGTACAAGGGCAACGTGATCGTCGTCAGCCGGGATTCCAAGACCGATTCCCTGTTCGACCCGACCATCGCCACCTTCGAGGACGATGCCGGCGCCTACGACCAGAAGGACGCCCACGGCTTCATCCGCCTCAACGCCCTGCGTCTGCGCATCGCCGCCAACGCCCGGGCCAAGCGCGGCTAA
- the argF gene encoding ornithine carbamoyltransferase: protein MSSLKHYLQFKDFTQEEYAYIFERAAWIKRKFKGYERYWPLADRTLVMIFEKASTRTRLSFEAGMHQLGGSAIYLNTRDSQLGRGEPVEDAAQVISRMSDLVMIRTFEQDIIERFAANSRVPVINGLTNEYHPCQILADIFTWIEHRGDIKGKTVAWIGDSNNVCNTWLQAAEIFDFKVNVSTPEGYEVEPERAGVAGTHFEAFADPMDAARGAHLVTTDVWTSMGFEAENEERLKDFADFQVDGDMMRVADPSAVFMHCLPAHRGEEVSAEVIDGPQSVVWDEAENRLHAQKALMEYLLLGRVDAS, encoded by the coding sequence ATGTCGTCACTCAAGCATTATCTCCAGTTCAAGGATTTCACCCAGGAGGAGTACGCCTACATTTTCGAGCGTGCCGCCTGGATCAAGCGCAAGTTCAAGGGGTACGAGCGCTACTGGCCCTTGGCCGACCGTACCCTGGTGATGATCTTCGAGAAGGCCTCCACCCGTACCCGCCTCTCCTTCGAGGCCGGCATGCACCAACTGGGCGGTTCCGCCATCTACCTGAACACACGGGATTCCCAGCTGGGCCGGGGCGAGCCGGTGGAAGACGCAGCCCAGGTGATCTCGCGCATGAGCGACCTGGTGATGATCCGCACCTTCGAGCAGGACATCATCGAACGCTTTGCCGCCAATTCCCGGGTGCCGGTGATCAACGGTCTGACCAACGAATACCACCCCTGCCAGATCCTGGCCGACATCTTTACCTGGATCGAGCACCGCGGCGATATCAAGGGCAAGACCGTGGCCTGGATCGGCGATTCCAACAACGTCTGCAACACCTGGCTGCAGGCTGCCGAAATTTTCGACTTCAAGGTCAACGTCTCCACTCCGGAAGGCTATGAGGTCGAGCCGGAGCGGGCCGGTGTCGCCGGTACCCACTTCGAGGCCTTTGCCGACCCGATGGATGCTGCCCGCGGCGCCCACCTGGTGACCACCGATGTGTGGACCTCCATGGGCTTCGAGGCCGAGAACGAAGAGCGTCTCAAGGATTTTGCCGACTTCCAGGTCGACGGCGACATGATGCGGGTGGCCGATCCCTCCGCCGTGTTCATGCACTGCCTGCCCGCCCACCGCGGCGAGGAAGTTTCCGCCGAGGTCATCGACGGGCCCCAGTCGGTGGTCTGGGACGAGGCGGAAAACCGCCTGCACGCCCAGAAGGCCCTCATGGAATACCTGTTGCTGGGCCGTGTGGACGCCAGCTGA
- a CDS encoding aspartate aminotransferase family protein, with amino-acid sequence MSHVMNTYARLPVAFSHGEGSWLVDTDGKRYLDALSGIAVSTLGHNHPDLVATIATQAARVLHTSNLYRIPLQEELSDRLAAVSGMDEVFFCNSGCEANEAAIKLARFYGHQRGVDNPAIIVMEKAFHGRTLATLSATGNRKAQAGFEPLVSGFVRVPYNDLEAIRGIAGHNQNVVAVMLEMVQGEGGIHIADLEFQRQLRALCDEKGWLLICDEVQCGVGRTGTWFGYQQSGVLPDVATLAKGLGSGVPIGACLASGKAAGLFGPGNHGSTFGGNPLACAAALTTLECIERDGLRDNAVKVGEQIRSGLAEALAGVAGVVEIRGRGLMIGIELDRPCGELVARGLEAGLLINVTAEKVVRLLPALVFSEADARELVARLAPLIRTFLGA; translated from the coding sequence ATGTCGCACGTCATGAATACCTACGCCCGGCTCCCCGTGGCGTTTTCCCACGGTGAAGGTTCCTGGCTCGTCGATACCGACGGCAAGCGGTACCTGGATGCTCTTTCCGGCATTGCCGTTTCCACCCTCGGACACAATCACCCGGACCTGGTGGCCACCATCGCCACCCAGGCGGCCCGGGTGCTGCACACCTCCAACCTGTACCGCATTCCTCTGCAGGAGGAGCTCTCCGACCGCCTGGCCGCCGTATCGGGCATGGACGAGGTGTTCTTCTGCAACTCCGGCTGCGAGGCCAACGAAGCGGCCATCAAGTTGGCCCGCTTCTACGGCCACCAGCGTGGGGTGGACAATCCAGCCATCATCGTCATGGAAAAGGCCTTCCACGGCCGCACCCTGGCGACCCTCTCGGCTACTGGCAACCGCAAGGCCCAAGCGGGCTTCGAACCCCTGGTGTCGGGCTTCGTGCGGGTTCCCTACAACGACCTGGAAGCGATCCGCGGCATTGCCGGGCACAACCAGAACGTGGTGGCGGTGATGCTGGAGATGGTCCAGGGCGAAGGCGGTATCCACATCGCCGATCTGGAGTTCCAGCGCCAGTTGCGCGCCCTGTGCGACGAAAAGGGCTGGCTGTTGATCTGCGACGAGGTGCAGTGCGGCGTCGGCCGGACCGGCACCTGGTTCGGCTACCAGCAATCGGGCGTACTGCCCGACGTGGCCACCCTGGCCAAGGGCCTGGGCTCCGGTGTGCCGATCGGCGCCTGCCTGGCCTCGGGCAAGGCCGCCGGCCTGTTCGGGCCGGGCAACCACGGTTCCACCTTTGGCGGCAATCCCCTGGCCTGCGCCGCAGCCCTGACTACCCTGGAGTGTATCGAGCGGGACGGTCTGCGCGACAACGCGGTCAAGGTAGGCGAGCAGATTCGCAGTGGCCTGGCCGAGGCCCTGGCCGGTGTTGCGGGCGTGGTCGAGATTCGTGGCCGTGGCCTGATGATCGGCATCGAGCTGGATCGCCCCTGCGGCGAACTGGTGGCCCGGGGCCTGGAAGCGGGGCTGCTGATCAACGTTACCGCCGAAAAGGTGGTGCGCCTGCTGCCGGCCCTGGTGTTCTCCGAGGCCGATGCCCGGGAACTGGTGGCCCGCCTCGCACCGCTGATCCGGACCTTCCTCGGCGCCTGA
- a CDS encoding DUF3579 domain-containing protein, whose product MTDHTADTTARNFIIVGLTHEGRRFRPSDWAERLCGVMSAFGAEKRMKYSPYVGPCSSSGEKAVFVDGRLYDIEPLAYRFLRNFAADNELQLVEGCCRPAN is encoded by the coding sequence ATGACGGATCACACCGCGGACACAACCGCACGCAACTTCATCATCGTCGGCCTCACCCACGAGGGTCGGCGCTTCCGCCCCAGTGACTGGGCCGAACGGCTTTGTGGCGTCATGTCCGCCTTCGGTGCCGAAAAGCGGATGAAATACTCTCCCTACGTCGGCCCCTGCTCCAGCTCTGGCGAAAAGGCGGTTTTTGTCGATGGCCGGCTCTACGACATCGAACCCCTCGCCTACCGCTTCCTGCGCAATTTCGCCGCCGACAACGAACTGCAACTCGTCGAAGGCTGCTGCCGCCCTGCCAATTAA
- the rpsT gene encoding 30S ribosomal protein S20 has product MANSAQARKRARQAEKQRAHNASLRSTLRTAIKKVRKAIEAGDKAAAQAVYQQSVSVIDSIADKRIVHKNKVSRHKSRLSAQIKALAA; this is encoded by the coding sequence ATGGCCAATAGCGCACAAGCTCGCAAACGCGCGCGTCAAGCCGAAAAGCAACGCGCCCACAACGCCAGCCTGCGCTCGACGCTGCGTACTGCGATCAAGAAAGTGCGCAAGGCGATCGAAGCGGGTGACAAGGCAGCTGCTCAAGCGGTGTATCAACAGTCCGTATCTGTGATCGACAGCATCGCCGACAAGCGGATCGTGCACAAGAACAAAGTTTCTCGTCACAAGAGCCGCCTGTCCGCTCAGATCAAGGCGCTGGCCGCCTAA
- a CDS encoding GntR family transcriptional regulator, translating into MPQDDDNVSQAERISRAIEADILNATYPPGDRLDERQLAARFGVSRTPVREALNRLVSDGLAEHRARQGVFVARISLASVFELFEMLAVMESASARLAARRMKPDDVTRLLAVAEETLQAAAADEAAVYTAANTRFHELIYAGSCNRLLEESVKQLRRRAAPYRGHIHRVAGRRMSTAQEHVAIAEAIRDGKGEVAADLMFQHLDIHRPEFSDYVFILSRSVESALA; encoded by the coding sequence ATGCCACAAGATGACGACAACGTCTCCCAAGCGGAGCGGATCAGTCGAGCCATCGAAGCCGACATCCTGAATGCCACTTATCCGCCGGGCGACCGGCTGGACGAGCGCCAGCTCGCGGCGCGCTTCGGCGTCTCGCGCACCCCGGTCCGCGAAGCCCTGAATCGCCTGGTTTCCGATGGCCTTGCCGAGCATCGGGCGCGCCAGGGGGTTTTCGTTGCGCGCATCTCTTTGGCCAGCGTGTTCGAGCTTTTCGAGATGCTGGCGGTGATGGAGTCCGCATCGGCCCGGTTGGCTGCGCGGCGGATGAAGCCGGACGACGTGACCCGGCTGCTGGCCGTGGCGGAGGAAACCCTGCAGGCCGCGGCGGCCGACGAGGCGGCCGTATATACCGCCGCCAATACCCGCTTCCATGAATTGATCTACGCCGGCAGCTGCAATCGCCTGCTGGAAGAATCGGTCAAGCAGCTGCGTCGGCGCGCCGCACCTTACCGGGGGCATATCCACCGGGTTGCCGGCCGGCGCATGTCAACTGCCCAGGAGCACGTGGCAATTGCCGAGGCCATTCGCGATGGCAAGGGTGAGGTGGCTGCCGACCTGATGTTCCAGCACCTGGATATTCACCGTCCCGAGTTTTCCGACTATGTCTTCATTCTGTCCCGCTCGGTGGAAAGCGCCTTGGCATGA
- a CDS encoding carboxyl transferase domain-containing protein, translated as MSHTGFTGATVDTRLTALFAPGVGTPLASSSALRLMTGSIAGHHVLVAATDPHADKGVLGIAECADLRRTVQMARESRTPLVLLIDSAGARLDDGLPIQGALRGLMRELLDASLDGLPSIALLGRNVFGGASMLAFATSQRCYAPTTLLAMSGPRVLQAGGGDERAIVIEAIDGMARSRHGDTERLLDDSLTAYADALRDWLVAHSLDAPAASIAAERRHLAQRLSTAPQPVTAAIEFEPAQGPLSCRGQAFVGTTDVLKLATLAEAASGPLTLHLDCAGHSVRLGDERLILSQYLVHLAKTLRQRVRAGQPVNLTIAGEISGGIYIAAAGAASTVRIAPGGSVRTLPQSSLDNILNRPAAASADFAHYVEFGVADTVSPQP; from the coding sequence TTGTCCCACACTGGTTTTACAGGGGCCACCGTAGACACCCGCCTGACGGCCCTCTTCGCGCCCGGCGTCGGCACGCCCCTGGCCTCGTCCTCGGCTCTGCGGCTGATGACCGGCTCGATCGCCGGACACCACGTCCTGGTCGCCGCCACCGACCCCCATGCCGACAAGGGCGTGCTCGGCATTGCCGAATGCGCCGACCTCCGCCGCACGGTACAAATGGCCCGGGAAAGCCGCACGCCCCTGGTGCTGTTGATCGATTCGGCGGGGGCTCGCCTAGACGACGGCCTGCCCATTCAAGGGGCCTTGCGCGGACTGATGCGGGAACTGCTCGACGCCAGCCTGGACGGTCTGCCCAGCATCGCCCTGCTCGGCCGCAACGTTTTTGGCGGCGCCAGCATGCTGGCGTTCGCCACCAGCCAGCGCTGCTATGCCCCGACCACCCTGCTCGCCATGTCCGGCCCCCGGGTTTTGCAGGCCGGCGGCGGCGATGAACGGGCCATCGTGATCGAGGCGATCGACGGCATGGCCCGGAGCCGCCACGGTGATACCGAGCGACTGCTCGACGACAGCCTGACGGCCTATGCCGACGCCCTGCGCGACTGGCTCGTCGCACATTCCCTCGACGCTCCAGCCGCCAGCATCGCGGCGGAACGGCGTCACCTGGCACAGCGCTTGAGCACGGCGCCCCAGCCGGTGACCGCCGCCATTGAGTTCGAACCCGCCCAAGGCCCCCTGTCGTGCCGGGGGCAAGCCTTCGTCGGTACCACCGACGTGCTCAAGCTCGCCACCCTGGCCGAGGCGGCCAGCGGGCCCCTGACGCTCCACCTGGATTGCGCCGGGCACAGCGTGCGCCTGGGTGACGAACGCCTGATCCTGAGCCAATACCTGGTGCACCTGGCCAAGACCCTGCGCCAGCGGGTGCGGGCCGGCCAGCCGGTGAATCTCACGATCGCCGGTGAGATTTCCGGCGGTATCTACATTGCCGCAGCCGGGGCCGCCTCCACAGTACGCATTGCCCCGGGCGGCAGCGTCCGCACCCTGCCCCAGTCGTCCCTGGACAACATCCTCAACCGCCCTGCGGCTGCCAGCGCCGACTTCGCCCATTACGTCGAATTCGGCGTCGCCGACACCGTTTCCCCCCAGCCCTGA
- a CDS encoding malonate--CoA ligase — protein MNANIFATFEAIAREAGEAPFLETDDGQVLSYAQMLGLTARYANALTRLGVTPGDRVAVQVDKSAQNFCLYLATLRLGAIYLPLNTAYQLGELQYFLEDAEPRVFVCAPADYPTKSELAARHGVAHTLTLSDDGSGTLRALAAGESDSFTTAQAQPDDVAIIIYTSGTTGRPKGAMLTHANLLSNGRALTKLWGFTDKDVLLHALPLFHAHGLFISSHCALLSKSRILFLKKFNAEQVLALLPRATVMVGVPTFYTRLLDQPGFTAASAATMRVFISGSAPLLAETNREFEQRTGQIVLERYGMTESAIIASNPFAGERRIGSVGLPIDGVEVRIADGDDRPLAADQVGGIQIRGSGVMKGYWRKPEKTAEEFTADGWFRTGDLGTLSADGYLTIVGRAKDLVISGGYNVYPKEVEMAIDALPGVVESAVIGVPDRDFGEAVTAVVVRKDESLVGDGIITPLKSQLANYKVPKHVHFVTELPRNAMGKVLKNVLRDTYGKTGTAA, from the coding sequence ATGAATGCCAACATCTTCGCCACCTTCGAAGCCATCGCCCGGGAAGCCGGCGAGGCGCCTTTCCTCGAAACCGACGACGGCCAGGTCCTCAGTTACGCCCAGATGCTCGGCCTCACCGCCCGTTACGCCAACGCCCTGACCCGCCTCGGCGTCACCCCGGGGGACCGGGTGGCGGTCCAGGTCGATAAATCGGCGCAGAATTTCTGCCTCTACCTGGCCACCCTGCGCCTCGGTGCAATCTACCTGCCCCTCAACACCGCTTACCAGTTGGGCGAACTGCAATACTTCCTCGAAGACGCGGAACCCCGCGTGTTTGTTTGCGCTCCGGCCGATTACCCGACCAAGAGCGAGCTCGCCGCCCGTCACGGCGTAGCCCATACCCTGACCCTGTCCGACGACGGCAGCGGTACGCTGCGCGCCCTGGCCGCCGGCGAGAGCGACAGTTTCACCACCGCCCAGGCCCAACCCGACGATGTGGCGATCATCATCTACACCTCGGGCACCACCGGCCGGCCCAAGGGGGCCATGCTCACCCACGCCAACCTGCTCAGCAACGGTCGCGCCCTGACCAAGCTGTGGGGCTTCACCGACAAGGACGTGCTGCTCCATGCCCTGCCCCTGTTCCACGCCCACGGCCTGTTCATCTCCAGCCACTGCGCCCTGCTGTCGAAGAGCCGCATCCTGTTCCTGAAGAAGTTCAACGCCGAGCAAGTGCTGGCCCTGCTGCCCCGGGCCACGGTGATGGTGGGGGTGCCCACCTTCTACACCCGGCTGCTCGACCAGCCCGGCTTCACCGCCGCCAGCGCCGCCACCATGCGCGTCTTCATCTCCGGCTCGGCCCCCCTTCTGGCGGAAACCAACCGGGAATTCGAGCAGCGCACCGGCCAGATCGTGCTGGAACGCTACGGCATGACCGAGTCGGCCATCATCGCCTCCAACCCCTTCGCCGGCGAACGGCGCATCGGCTCGGTGGGCCTGCCCATCGACGGAGTCGAGGTGCGCATCGCCGATGGCGACGACCGGCCCCTGGCCGCCGACCAGGTGGGCGGCATCCAGATTCGCGGCAGCGGCGTGATGAAGGGCTACTGGCGCAAGCCGGAGAAGACCGCCGAGGAATTCACCGCCGACGGCTGGTTCCGCACCGGCGACCTGGGCACCCTGAGCGCCGACGGCTACCTGACCATCGTCGGCCGGGCCAAGGACCTGGTCATCTCCGGCGGCTACAACGTCTATCCCAAGGAAGTAGAGATGGCCATCGACGCCCTGCCTGGCGTGGTCGAATCCGCCGTGATCGGCGTGCCCGACCGAGACTTCGGCGAAGCCGTCACCGCCGTGGTGGTGCGCAAGGACGAGAGCCTGGTCGGCGATGGCATCATCACGCCCCTCAAGAGCCAGCTGGCCAACTACAAGGTGCCCAAGCACGTCCACTTCGTCACCGAACTGCCGCGCAACGCCATGGGCAAGGTGCTCAAGAACGTGTTGCGCGACACCTACGGAAAAACCGGCACGGCTGCTTAA
- the dctP gene encoding TRAP transporter substrate-binding protein DctP, protein MTQAFNPTRRLVCGTLASLPLVGLSGFASNAFAQNSTALKISHQFPGSTGNDGDFRDRICRIFAAEVEKRSGGALKFNVYPGSSLMKTNAQFSALRRGALDMSFFPVSYAGGEVPELNIALMPGLVTSYEQGFAWKNGEIGKALNDLLFDKGAVPITWVWEAGSIASKTKPVISPDDVKGMKIRGGSREVDLMLKAAGSAVVTLPSNELYAAMQTGAVDSVITSSTSLLSFRLEEVSKHLTTGRSKSFWFMAVPLLMSRAVFEKLPKDQQTLILQVGAEIEKYGLDAVKTDDRNVATVYQKAGAKTYDLDAATVEKWRAIARDSAWKDYAAKSPNCARFLQLAEKVTG, encoded by the coding sequence ATGACTCAAGCCTTCAACCCCACCCGCCGGCTGGTCTGCGGCACCCTGGCCAGCCTGCCCCTTGTGGGCCTGTCCGGGTTCGCCAGCAACGCCTTCGCCCAGAATTCCACGGCCCTCAAGATCTCCCACCAGTTCCCCGGCTCCACCGGCAATGACGGTGACTTCCGCGACCGCATCTGCCGCATCTTCGCCGCCGAGGTGGAAAAGCGCTCCGGCGGGGCGCTCAAGTTCAACGTCTATCCGGGCTCGTCCCTGATGAAGACCAACGCCCAGTTCAGCGCCCTGCGCCGCGGCGCCCTGGACATGAGCTTCTTCCCCGTTTCCTACGCCGGCGGCGAGGTACCCGAGCTGAACATTGCCCTGATGCCGGGCCTGGTCACCTCCTACGAGCAGGGCTTCGCCTGGAAGAACGGCGAGATCGGCAAGGCCCTCAACGACCTGCTGTTCGACAAGGGTGCCGTACCCATCACCTGGGTGTGGGAAGCGGGCAGCATCGCCAGCAAGACCAAGCCGGTGATCTCCCCGGACGACGTGAAGGGCATGAAGATCCGCGGTGGCAGCCGGGAAGTGGATCTGATGCTCAAGGCTGCCGGCTCCGCCGTGGTCACCCTGCCTTCCAACGAGCTGTACGCCGCCATGCAGACTGGCGCTGTGGATTCGGTCATTACCTCCTCCACCAGCCTGCTGTCGTTCCGCCTCGAAGAAGTCTCCAAGCACCTCACCACCGGCCGCAGCAAGTCGTTCTGGTTCATGGCCGTGCCGCTGCTGATGTCTCGGGCCGTGTTCGAGAAGCTGCCCAAGGACCAGCAGACCCTGATCCTCCAGGTCGGCGCCGAGATCGAGAAGTACGGTCTGGACGCGGTCAAGACCGACGACCGCAACGTGGCCACGGTGTACCAGAAGGCTGGAGCCAAGACCTACGACCTGGATGCGGCGACCGTCGAGAAGTGGCGCGCCATCGCCCGGGACAGCGCCTGGAAGGACTACGCGGCCAAATCCCCCAACTGTGCACGCTTCCTGCAACTGGCCGAAAAGGTGACCGGATGA